TTTTCCTCTTTGGAAACGATCAAAGTATATACAGTGACACTAATTTGAACTACCAAACAAACAAACTCTAGCAGCATCCATCTCCCGGAGTTGAATGGGTTAGGGCCGAGGTCCGAGCCCGACCCGTTTTGGTAATGAAACACTCTTCTTAAGAAACTGTACCACCTTGCTCTCGATATTTTCATAGCTAACTTGATCAATATAGGAGGGGCCGACGAATTCCGAGAAGGCCGGATGCGTGGATTGACCGTAGCAGCTGATCTCTCTTCACCCGTTTGCAGAACCGATGAAACGGCAACTGAGTTCCCAATGTTGCATGGTGAATCCGCTGTCAGAAAATATCTCGAGTTCATCTTTCCCAAAACCAAAACCAACCCACCCTCTGAATTCAAGATTCACCTGAAATAAAAAAAGTCGAGAATCCCCATAAAGATCGAATATGGTGTGATGAGCGTACGAGGCGTGATTAAAAAGGATTCGATCGATGGCTGCAGAAGGTGAAGAGTTTGAGTCAGTGAAGCTGGGATGGTGACCAAGAATCCAACGGCTTTGCTTTGATTCCAAGACAGTCCGATTTGGAAGATAACCACACAACCGTTGGCCTAACAGCCTCGCCCTCTCTATATATTGTTTAATCCCTACGCAAGTTTGGCTGAAAGCTACCTAcatgtatttatatatcaaatctcatattaaaaaaaaaattaatataaaaattcaatgtGTCGAAATCTCATTACTTAAATAtcgatatattataaatttgaaaCAGATCGAGAGTGAATATTCACATCTTGTGACATTAATTAGAGAGGTCATTTATTGATGTAAATCTTGAGTTGGAAAATCATTAATTAAGTTTTGGTTGATATTTAGTTTGACAAAGTGTTGATGATTTTAATTACTGAGTTTGAATAGTGGCGGGTGTGTAGTTGTTGTCCAAGAAATCAAACCGCCAATGCCTCCGGCCACCTGGCCCCATCTAACTAGTGGGCTGCATTTATTATCAATCAACTTGggtttgaatgttgaaaataataaattaagtgCTTGgattaaatatgtatttagtccccatttttagtattttcccTTCAATTTAATCCAGCcgtttaaaatgtatatatacCCAACAAATTGAGGACTATTTTGGGTCGGACTAAATCGGGAAGATTCACCAACATTGATGACTAAATCGAGCAGTACTATCTCGAGTTTAATTGAGTTAGGGAAACCACAATTTGGGGGAAATATAGACGGGTTCGACATAGAAACTCATTTTCATACTTTGATTTTAGGTATGTATGTAACTATGTTAAACAGTGCCTTTTAAGGCTAAAGTGAGgaaaaatactaaattttgGGAAGTCGTAAAAAACAATATGGACTAAACTTGTAAAAACCCTATACAATAGGGACTAACACCAAGATTATCCcgataaatatttatgaatttttattgagACCCGAAGTTTGATGTTTTTCTTTTGGcaaaattgcaattttaatATTACAAGTtgatttattttgagttttagttCTGCAACTTAACAATGTTTGATTTTCGTATGTAACAGAGTCATTAGTAAATATATCATCGaatattacttatttaaaaCTGATGATCTTAGACATAACTTATGTAATGAGAATAAATTTATGTTAACAAAAACGAAAACATATAATTTACCCGACTCAAATTGTAATTTTCCATTATCTTTCACTCTTCTTTCTTTCGTTTCATAAAAGATATCCTTGTATAAGTTGGTCATGAATAATTGAATCTCTTGTTTTATGTCACTGAAGAATCGTTTGCGACATAGATAGCCGTTCACGATAAGATTAGTATTGCTCTTCTTCGATTGAAAATaacaattaatttaaatattttttatgtcaaaaatattaataattaaaaaattatttatttcacaaatataaatataggaGACGAtcgatatatttaaaaaatataatcgtTTGGAAAAATCGATGTGATGTTTTCGGACAATTACAAGCTCGATCCACAATATAGAGCCACCTGGTCGTGTATTATTACAACCTCACAAATTGCATACACAATAAACTATTCCCAGAACTTATCCAATCTCGTCCATcgacatgtaaaaaaaaatatcattgattCGATACATTGATGCAAGTCTTATCGTTTGTTTATATATNNNNNNNNNNNNNNNNNNNNNNNNNNNNNNNNNNNNNNNNNNNNNNNNNNNNNNNNNNNNNNNNNNNNNNNNNNNNNNNNNNNNNNNNNNNNNNNNNNNNNNNNNNNNNNNNNNNNNNNNNNNNNNNNNNNNNNNNNNNNNNNNNNNNNNNNNNNNNNNNNNNNNNNNNNNNNNNNNNNNNNNNNNNNNNNNNNNNNNNNNNNNNNNNNNNNNNNNNNNNNNNNNNNNNNNNNNNNNNNNNNNNNNNNNNNNNNNNNNNNNNNNNNNNNNNNNNNNNNNNNNNNNNNNNNNNNNNNNNNNNNNNNNNNNNNNNNNNNNNNNNNNNNNNNNNNNNNNNNNNNNNNNNNNNNNNNNNNNNNNNNNNNNNNNNNNNNNNNNNNNNNNNNNNNNNNNNNNNNNNNNNNNNNNNNNNNNNNNNNNNNNNNNNNNNNNNNNNNNNNNNNNNNNNNNNNNNNNNNNNNNNNNNNNNNNNNNNNNNNNNNNNNNNNNNNNNNNNNNNNNNNNNNNNNNNNNNNNNNNNNNNNNNNNNNNNNNNNNNNNNNNNNNNNNNNNNNNNNNNNNNNNNNNNNNNNNNNNNNNNNNNNNNNNNNNNNNNNNNNNNNNNNNNNNNNNNNNNNNNNNNNNNNNNNNNNNNNNNNNNNNNNNNNNNNNNNNNNNNNNNNNNNNNNNNNNNNNNNNNNNNNNNNNNNNNNNNNNNNNNNNNNNNNNNNNNNNNNNNNNNNNNNNNNNNNNNNNNNNNNNNNNNNNNNNNNNNNNNNNNNNNNNNNNNNNNNNNNNNNNNNNNNNNNNNNNNNNNNNNNNNNNNNNNNNNNNNNNNNNNNNNNNNNNNNNNNNNNNNNNNNNNNNNNNNNNNNNNNNNNNNNNNNNNNNNNNNNNNNNNNNNNNNNNNNNNNNNNNNNNNNNNNNNNNNNNNNNNNNNNNNNNNNNNNNNNNNNNNNNNNNNNNNNNNNATAATCATTTTTCGACATATTACAAtcaatcaaaaaattaaaaatacaacagaatcgataaaaaaaataatttactaaTGAAATAGATTTCAAAGTAGAATTCGAACTCGTGACCAAAAAAATATTGACTATATATTATACTTGATAACTTTTCTCACAATCATTATATCTgacttaattaaatatttagctctggtaattttttgttattagtattaaggcaaaaatttgtgtgagagggtctcacgggtcgtatttggtgatactgatatcttatttgggttatccatgaaaaaatattattttttatgataagagtattattttttattgtaaatatcggtaggattgactcgtatgataaagattcgtgagaccgtctcacaagatactcTAATATTAAACTTATTTTAGTATTCCAATTAAGGAAACTTATTTTATAAGAAAACTATATAAATTTAAGCATAGAACAATATTTTAATctgataaaattatataaatatgtaatcCGAAGTTTAATagagaaaacaaaacaaatgtgACTTATTTTAGATTTTAGAAAGGAAATAGGAAAAAGATAAAATGGAAGATTTCCTTAAACCCTAATGTCACAGAAGCCCAAgttctttctctttttttaaCACACGCGCACTCGGAGGTACTGGCAAGAGGAACTGTGGATGGTGAGCATGGCAACGGAGAGCGAAGATTCGGAATCCATGGAAGAGCAAAGGACACCCAAAATTCCGGTATGGGATTTGCCGGATGTCCCGATGGGAAAGCTCCCGCCGCATCTCGAATTTCAGAGGACTCGCGTCCTCTGCAATTTTGATGCCCCAACTCAGGTGACTTACGTTTTCTCGATTATCTCCTTATCGTAATTCATCATTTTTGTTGCTGATGTTGATCAAGCTTTGTTTTGGGGGGTTATATAGACTGAAAAAATTCAGTCTTCGGGTGCGTATGCATCAATGGGAGTGGACAACAGCATGCAATTCGAAGTATTTCGCAACAATTTTAGAGTGGAAGCTATAAGACTTACGGAAGATGACATGGAATTCGATATGATCGGTATCGATGCTTCTTTGGCGAATGCTTTCCGCAGAATTCTCATAGCCGAGGTGACCAACTTGTTTTGTCTATATTTTGGATAAAAAAGTATTCGCTGTCAAAATTTTGTTGGATAAGGTGTCTGACAATTAATTGTTCCCCTAGCAGTATATTTTACCATATTGGCTGTTATATCTTATCTTGAGCATGAAGGAGCAGAGATAAGTGAAATGAGAACTATCTGTTGTGTTATCTTTGCATATTTTTGTCAGCAAACAGCTGCATTGATGTATTACACTTGAATAAGGCAGGTGCAGCATAACTCATGGTAGAATTAATCTAAAATAGatgtacaattttttaaaatctgttAACATGGCTATACAATCACATGATAAAGATGCATTCTTCTTTGAGAGTATGTTGGGGTTAACTGCCGAAGTATTTTTGGCTATGAtggattaatttaattaaagcaTGCTGTTTAACAAAGCAAAAATCTTTTTGGTCTTCCTTTGGactgaatatttttatttattctgtAAATTTGTTGTAGATTATTATCTCATTGCTAGTGGTTCAGATTGTTATTGCTTATTCTTGGGTTTATATGATATGAAACTTTAGATTTTTGGTAAATTATAGCTCTTTTGTGCATTAAATTTTGCTGTACTTTTTTCTTcctttgttgtttttacttaATTTAAATTCTCGGTTATTTTCAAAGAACAATTCTGTCCATAGACAGATGCCAGGATAATTTATTGGATAGATGACATTAGTTTttgttgatttgttttttttcctagCTTCCCACGATGGCTATTGAAAAGGTTTTGATTGCAAACAACACCTCGGTGATTCAAGATGAGGTGCTCGCGCATAGATTGGGTCTCATTCCACTTAAAGTTGATCCAAGACTGTTTGACTATATGTCAGGTTTTAACTTTTCTCCTTTTCACCTGCTTTCTTTTTCCCCTCATTTCGACATATTACTGTAGCCTAAATGTTACTTTCTAGAAAATGACGAACCCAATGAGAAAAACACCATTGTTTTCAAACTCCATGTTCGCTGTGAAAGAGGCAGTTCACGAATTAAAGGTACTAAATATGTTTACCCATGAAATTATTGCATCTTCTCACTCTTTTTGTTGTCAACGTGTATTGTTCGTTTTTCCTTTGCTCTTTAAAAGTCGCATCTGTTTTTCTGTTTGAAACAATGCAGTGAAATCTGATGAGCTGAAGTGGCTGCCTAATGGCAGTGAGTTAATTCTGAATTCAGATAAATCCAATGCTGATTCAAGTTCGAAGATTAGAACTTACACTTCATTTAATTGCAGTCAAGATTCCCTCCCCGAATTTTCAACCAACCCAATTACTCCCAAGCATGAAGATATAATTATAGCTAAACTTGGACCTGGACAGGTATGCTTTACTTTGCAACTTGTGTAGttatattaaatttacaaaacTCATACACTTACACAATGAGAATTAATGAGTGATAGTCAGAGACTCTACAGGCCTGCAAATAATATCGTATTTTGTCGCTGATATTTTTTTGTCACCTGATGGCTGATGCTTTATGAGATCTTGCGATTCTTACTCCAAGAATCTAAAAGATCTGTTTTATGCTTTTCTGAAATTTTGATAGCTACTATTATTCAGGAAATTGAGCTGGAAGCTCATGCAGTGAAAGGCATGGGTAAAGTACACGCAAAATGGTCCCCTGTCGCCACCACTTGGTATAGGATGCTCCCTGAGGTATCAAATGTGCTTATTCTTTTTATCTATTTATACTCCCATAGTCCCATTTTCCCCCAAACTTTGTGAGCATGAAATTGTGAGGCCTTGTCCTTGCCGGAATCCCGAAAGTGACAGAGAGCGTTCATTGTTAACTGAATCTTATGTACCATTTTTCTCTGCATCAAGGGACTTCTTTTGCTAACTCTGCTCAAATCACACTAAATTTTAACAAACATATGCCGTTACATATGCGATAATCAATTTTTCTAATGTGCATAGCACATACATTAATCACACTTGCAATCAGCAGGGCTGCCATTCTACCTGCCACTTTTTGTTTTTATCTGGTCCTCAACTCTACCCACTTACTTTGTCTTGGTATTGTCTGCATTGGTAATTGTTTCTTCCGTTATGTCTTATTTGGAGCTTGGGATATCATCTTACTTCAGGTGGTCCTAATATTATCTCATGATATCAACTTTTATCCTCATGTATCTATTATGCATACTCTCAAATGCTCAGTGCTGAGAAGCTGACTGCACATTCTTGAATTATTCATAAATTCGGACATCTCAGACTGCTCAAACTTGAGCACGAGCAACACTTAGATTTTTCTGGACCGCACATAAATTTTCAGTTTTTGCTTGTTATCGATGAACAATAATAAGATTGTTTGATAAAATCTATTATCTGCTTGTATAGGTTGTCTTGTTGCAAGATATTGAAGACGAGGAGGCAGAAGAACTTGTTAAGAAATGTCCTGTCAAAGTATTTGATATTGAAGATATTGGTAAAGGTACGTTTGCTGGCACCGATTGTCTCTGCATTTTTTGTGTTTACTGTTTGTACGTTAAGTTTTATCTAATTGAATGAATTACTGCACCCTGATTCGATATGTTGTAAGTTGTCTGATGAAAAAGGTTTTTGGTTAATTTTGTTTGTATACGGTTATTTGGTGATGTGCAGGTAGAAAAAGAGCTACTGTGGCAAGGCCCCGGTCTTGTACTCTTTGTCGAGAATGCATTAGAGGCGATGGTTGGGATAAATATGTGTCACTGCGGCGCGTAAAAGATCATTTTATTTGTAAGTGGAGCAAATCTTCATTCTAGTATTCCATTGTTTCGTGGTTACTAACTGTTTAGATTATTGGGTACTTAAAAACCCAGCATTAGTTTTAGTGATCCTTTTGGATGGTTGTGTTGGTTAATATCTACGAGAATTTTATGGTGGgttcatttttttgtttcttgtaGGATTTCTTAATTAAGTGGGGGCAGAGCTACCTTTGTAGACGTGGTTGTCACTAACTTTTCGTCCATGTTTAtgtgaatttcaattttttccacCTTTTCTTGTCTTGTTCCAAATTCAAGTTAAAGGTAACCATCCTTGGATCGTCGTCCACATTGTTGTTTGTTGTTCTCGTAGAAATTATACAATCATACTCACAAACAGTTCTGTATCTTGTTCCCTCATTTTGTCCGAAAGCAACTCCTATAGAACGATCTACATTTATGTTTCCTCGTTAAAATTTGTTGGAATCTGTAGCAGCTGAACAGAATTTCACGCCAACCGAAAAGGAAAGAATATTCACATTtcattctttctttctttcgtAACTTGGCTAGAAAGCTTAGTTGTTTATGACATTTTATACTTGAATGGTAGCTTTGATATTGTGAACTTAGCTTTGATCTTGTGAAATCTACGTGAAACTTGGATCTTGGAACTGTTCACTGAAGCTGTCTTCAATTCACTTCCTCAGTTACAATTGAGTCGACTGGAGCATTACCTCCTGAGGAGCTGTTCATCGAAGCTGTGAAGATTTTGGAAGACAAGTGTATGCGGGTGATATCCGAACTTTCTTGACTCTGAAAATGGTAAATTACCGTTTTGTAATATTCTTTCCACAAACGTTTTGGTTTGATTGGAAATTTTCGTAGAGAgagatctttatttatttttatgtttcattCTCGAGCTTTCTGTTGTACTTATCCTTCCAAATTTGGTCAAATTTTGGTTCACTATTGATCTCAAGATCCCTGAAAGTGGAGTCTTGATCAATTCAAGCGGAACTATTGTCCACACCATAATCCAGTATCGGTCGcttgatttaaaatattcgaTCAGtgataaaaaaggaaagaaaaatattttttttaaaagaattataCATACCATCAAGGGGGAATGTCCGCAGCAAGGCGATGCGGCCATTGAACAAGAGGAAGCGGAGAGAGAGCT
This genomic window from Primulina huaijiensis isolate GDHJ02 chromosome 7, ASM1229523v2, whole genome shotgun sequence contains:
- the LOC140980712 gene encoding uncharacterized protein; amino-acid sequence: MVSMATESEDSESMEEQRTPKIPVWDLPDVPMGKLPPHLEFQRTRVLCNFDAPTQTEKIQSSGAYASMGVDNSMQFEVFRNNFRVEAIRLTEDDMEFDMIGIDASLANAFRRILIAELPTMAIEKVLIANNTSVIQDEVLAHRLGLIPLKVDPRLFDYMSENDEPNEKNTIVFKLHVRCERGSSRIKVKSDELKWLPNGSELILNSDKSNADSSSKIRTYTSFNCSQDSLPEFSTNPITPKHEDIIIAKLGPGQEIELEAHAVKGMGKVHAKWSPVATTWYRMLPEVVLLQDIEDEEAEELVKKCPVKVFDIEDIGKGRKRATVARPRSCTLCRECIRGDGWDKYVSLRRVKDHFIFTIESTGALPPEELFIEAVKILEDKCMRVISELS